The region GCTGAGGGACGTCCTGTCATGGAATTCGGATCTCGTCGTGCGCAAGGAGCACAAGGCGCTATTTTAGGGGCTCGTGCTTCTTATATTGGGGGATGTATTGGGACGGCTTGTACCATTACTGATCGTGATTACCAAGTTCCATCCCTTGGAACAATGGCCCACAGTTGGGTTCAAACGTTTGATACTGAATACGATGCCTTCAAAAAATACGCAGAACTTTATCCAGAAAATTGTGTTCTTTTAGTTGATACTTATAACACGTTAAAGCAAGGTGTTCCTAATGCTATTAAAGTCTTTAAAGAAGTGTTAATTCCAAAAGGCCATCGACCTGGAGGCATTCGCATTGATAGTGGGGATGCCGCTTATTTATCAAAAAAAGCTCGTAAATTATTAGATGAAGCGGGACTTGAAGATTGTAAAATTGTCATTTCTAACTCACTCGATGAGTATATTATTCGCGATTTAATCATTCAAAAAGCCCCAATCGATTCATTCGGTGTGGGAGAACGCCTTATTACATCAAAAGCTGAGCCAGTTTTCGGTGGCGTTTATAAAATTGTGGCAGTTGAAAAAGAAGGAGCTATGATTCCAAAAATCAAAATTAGTAATAACATTGAAAAAATTACAAATCCAGGATATAAACAAGTGTATCGTTTATTTGAACGCGAAACTAATAAAGCCATTGCTGATGTCATCACCCTAGCTGATGAAATCATTGATGATAATCATCCATATACCATTTTTGATCCAGAACACACTTGGAAACGCAAAACAATCGAAAACTTCTATGCCAAACCGCTACTTATCCCTATTTTCTTAAATGGAAAACAAGTTTATAACTCACCAAGCCTCGAGGAGATTGTCGCCTATTCAAAAGAGCAAATTAATACGTTATGGGAAGAAGTTCTACGTTTTGAACATCCTCATCAATATTATGTCGATTTATCTAAAAACCTTTGGACATTAAAAACGGACTTACTTGAAAAGTACTCAAAATAATCTTTTTACTACAAAAAATACGTCTCAAAGCTCGTAAACAATTGGAAATTTTACTATTTCATTAAATATTGTATTTTCTTCTTGCAATTTAGACATGGGTTTGATAGAATATTTTTGTTGTATTAATGGAGGTGAATTGAATGCCAAATATTAAATCACAAATTAAACGTGTTAAAACAAACGATAAACGTCGTCAATTTAATGCTTCTTTCAAAGCATCTATGCGTACTGCTATCAAAGCTGTTGAGGTTGCTGTTGAGAACAAAAACATCGAAGCTGCAAAAGAAGCTTACAATACAGCTAACAAAAAATTAGACAAAGCTGTTGCAAAAGGAATTTGCCATAAAAACTACGCAGCTCGTCAAAAATCACGTTTAAGCAAAAAAATTAACGCTTTAGGATAAAAAAATACCGACTTTTGGGTCGGTATTTTTTTTATTA is a window of Turicibacter sanguinis DNA encoding:
- a CDS encoding nicotinate phosphoribosyltransferase, which codes for MNLKSSNLTMLVDFYELTMAHGYFENGMKDQIAYFDMFFRRVPERGGFAIMAGLEQLIDYLKNLHFTDEDIDFLRRKNMFSDAFLDYLKNFEFACDIYAIPEGTPIFPNEPILTVRGPIIQAQFIETMVLLSINHQSLIATKANRIVRAAEGRPVMEFGSRRAQGAQGAILGARASYIGGCIGTACTITDRDYQVPSLGTMAHSWVQTFDTEYDAFKKYAELYPENCVLLVDTYNTLKQGVPNAIKVFKEVLIPKGHRPGGIRIDSGDAAYLSKKARKLLDEAGLEDCKIVISNSLDEYIIRDLIIQKAPIDSFGVGERLITSKAEPVFGGVYKIVAVEKEGAMIPKIKISNNIEKITNPGYKQVYRLFERETNKAIADVITLADEIIDDNHPYTIFDPEHTWKRKTIENFYAKPLLIPIFLNGKQVYNSPSLEEIVAYSKEQINTLWEEVLRFEHPHQYYVDLSKNLWTLKTDLLEKYSK
- the rpsT gene encoding 30S ribosomal protein S20 → MPNIKSQIKRVKTNDKRRQFNASFKASMRTAIKAVEVAVENKNIEAAKEAYNTANKKLDKAVAKGICHKNYAARQKSRLSKKINALG